The following DNA comes from Halorhabdus tiamatea SARL4B.
TCGAGCGCGCCGCGGGCGAGGAACGCGTAGTCCTCGAGGTAGCCGTCGACGCGGACGTCGCCGTCGATGTACCGGCGCTTGAGGAGGCCTGCATCGTCGTCCCAGAGGGTTTCGCGGACGAACTCCAGGGCGTCGACGGCCCGATCCAGGAAATCGTTCCCGAGCGTGAGTGATCCCTCGGCGAGCGCCGAAATCGCGAGCCCGTTCCAGCCAGCGAGGATCTTCTCGTCGCGCGGTGGTCGCGTGCGCTCCGAGCGTGCGTCGAACAACTCCTCGCGCGCTCGATCGAGTCGCTCCCGGACTTCGCCGGCACCGAGTCCCGACCGGGCCGCCAATTCGTCCACGCTCGCGGCGATCGTCAGGACAGTCTGGCCGTCCTCGAAGTTGCCCTCCTCGGTGATGCCGTAGCGCTCGCAGACGAGTGAAACGTCCGTCTCGTCGTCGATGACCTCACGAACTTGCGCCGGCGTCCAGACGTAGAACTTGCCCTCCTCGCCCTCGCTGCGGGCGTCGAGCGTGCTGTAGAACCCGCCCTCGGGATGGCCGAGCTCCCGGTCGAGGAAGTCGAAGGTCTCACGAGCGACGCGGGCGTATCGCTCGTCGCCGGTTGCGCGGTACGCTTCGAGCAACACCCGCGGAATCTCCGCGTTGTCGTAGAGCATCTTCTCGAAGTGCGGGACTGTCCAGGATCGATCAGTCGCGTAGCGATGGAAGCCGCCGCCGACGTGATCGTAGAGCCCGCCGTCGACCATCGCATCCAGCGTCTCGGTGAGGATCGAACGGTATTCGGTGGCTTCGGCGTTCTCGCCCTCCTCACGCCTCGCGTCGCCAAATCGGGCGTCGGCCCGCAACAGCAGTTGCAGGCGGCCGGGCTGGGGGAACTTCGGCCCGCCGGAGCCAAAGCCGCCTTGTTCGCGGTCAGCGGTACGGACCGCCGCGTCAGCACCTGATCGGAGCAATTCGTCGCCAGCGGTGTCGCGTGCTGCGTCCGGCGTCCCCTCGAGTTCGCCGCTGATGGCGTCAGCCCACTGATCGGCTCGTTGTTCGATCCCTTCACGGTCGTTCTCCCAGGTCGCCTGGAGGTCTTCGAGCAGTTCAGCGAAGCCGGGTCGACCGCCTCGAGAGTCGGGCGGGAAGTACGTCCCGACGTAGAAGGGACGACCGTCGGGCGTCAGCCAAACCGAGAGGGGCCACCCGCCCTGCTGGTCGAGAAGTTGTGCCAGGGTCTGGTAGATCCGGTCGACGTCCGGGCGCTCCTCGCGGTCGACTTTGATCGGAACGAAGTTCTCGTTGAGGACGGCCGCCGTCTCGTCGTCCTCGAAGCTCTCCTCGGCCATGACGTGACACCAGTGACAGGCGGCGTAGCCGATCGACAGGAAGATGGGTTTGTCCTCGCGTTCGGCTGCCGAGAGGGCGGTCTCGTCCCAGGGCTGCCAGTGAACCGGGTTGTCGGCGTGGGCCTGGAGGTACGGACTTCCCTCTTCCGCGAGTCGGTTTCGCTCGATTGGGGCGGTCATACGCGGATTCGGAGTGCCGGCGGTAAAACCGTCGTGTCGGCGGCGAAATGGACGGGGTCTCCGTGGGCACGGCGGTCCGGCAAAGAGCAACCTTTACACTCCCCTGGCGTGGCGGTTCTCCCATGACGGAGACGGTCCTACTGGTCGGGGGTGGCGGTCGAGAGCACGCGATCGCCCGCGCGCTCGCCGATTCTGTCTGTTCGCTGTACGCCGCCGCTGGCAACCGCAATCCTGGTATCGCCCGACTCGCCGACGGCTTCGAGACGGTGGAGACGACGGACCCCTCGGCGGTCACGTCCTACGCCGAGTCCGTCGACGCGACGCTCGCGGTCGTCGGCCCGGAGGCCCCGCTCGAAGCGGGCGTCGCCGACGCGCTGGACGACGCCGGGGTCTACGCGTTCGGACCCCAGGCCGAGGAGGCACGCATCGAGACGGACAAGGGCTTCCAGCGCCGGTTCATGGCGCGCAACGACATTCCGGGCCTCCCGGACTTCGAGGAGTTTACCGACACCGAGGCTGCCTGTGCGTACATCGACGAGTACGACGGCGACCTGGTCGTCAAACCGGCGGGACTGACCGGCGGGAAAGGCGTCCGCGTCATCGGCGATCAGGTGACGGCCGAGGAGGCCAAGGCCTACATCCGCGAGTCCGAACACGACCGCCTCGTCCTCGAGGAGCGACTCGTCGGCGAGGAGTTCACCGTCCAGGCGCTGGTCGCGAACGGCGACGTCCGCGTGACGCCCGCCGTCCAGGACCACAAACGCGCCTACGAGGGCGACGAGGGGCCAAACACTGGCGGGATGGGAAGCTACAGCGACGCGACGCTCGAACTGCCCTTCATGGACCGGGCGGACTACCTGGCGGCCGTCGAGATTCTCGAAGCGACCGTCGAGGCCCTCGATGGATACAAGGGCGTCCTCTACGGCCAGTTCATGCTCACCGCCGACGGAGTGAACGTCGTCGAGTTCAACGCTCGCTTCGGCGACCCCGAGGCGATGAACACGCTGCCCGTCTTGGAGACCGACCCGCTCGACGTGCTCGTATCGGCCCGGGAGGGCGAGTCCCTCCCCCAACTCCAGTTCCAGTCGGGCGCGACGGTCTGTAAGTACGCCGTCCCTGACGGGTACCCGACCGATCCGGACGCCGGTGCGAAAGTCCAGATCGACCCCGAAAGTGCCGGTGACGCCCGACTGTTCTACGCGAGCGTCGACGAACGCGACGACGGGATCTACACGACGACCTCCCGCTCGTTTGCGGTCGTCGGCATCGCGGATTCGATCACCGACGCCGAGGCGATCACGACCGACGCCCTACAGCGGGCAGGCACTGAGGGGTTGCGCGTGCGCTGGGACATCGGCACACCCGACCTGGTCCAGTCTCGGATCGACCACATGGCCGAATTGCGCGGGGAGTGACTTCCAGGCCTGATTCTCTCAGGGACAACCAGTCTTGTCCGCTGGCCCCAACAACGGGCAACAGTTGTGAGGAGGGGAGGTATTACCCCCCTGGCACCCGTCTATCTGTGTATGGCAACGTACACGAACCGCTATCGAGTCGACGCATCGTTCGACGAAACGATCGAAGCCGTCACTGACGCGCTGGGTGAGGAAGGCTTTGGCGTTCTTGCGGACATCGACATGCAAGGGGCGTTCCAGTCGAAACTCGACGAGGAGTTCGACCGCTATCGCATCCTGGGCGCGTGCAATCCTGCACTGGCCTTCGACGCGCTCGACGAGGAGTTCGAACTCGGCGCACTCCTGCCCTGTAACGTCGTCGTCTACGACGACGGCGATGCCACGGGCGTCAGCGTCGTCGACCCGACCGAGATGCTGTCGGTCGTCGACAACGACGACCTCGACCCGATAGTCGACGAGGTCGCCGGACGACTCGAACGGGCACTCGAGGCAGTTCCGGATGCGGAACCGGTCGGCGAGTGACCGGGCGCGTCTCCGAGACGACAGCGTCACGGCGTCTACGCCGCTCCGAAAGAAGCGTTTCACGCCGTCTGCACTGATCGAATCGGGATCCACACGATGAATCGTCGTGGTCGCCGATCCCAAGGAATTTGGCCGTGCTTGCCGGACATATCTGTATGAACCAACAGCGAACCGACGCCCTCGTCGACGCGACGTACGGCGCGCTGATCTTCGTCTCTGTGATCCTGATCGTCGTCGTCGACAACGATGTCGGACTGGCGTTTGGGATTGGTGTCCTGGTCTCGTACTTCGTCCACGTGGCCTGGAAGATGTCACAGTACGATCCCGACTGGATGGTGTCGGCTGTCGAACAGACTGTCGAGGAGACGGTGACTGAGACCGTCGACGAGACGGTCGAGAAGCAGGTCGGCGAGACTGTCGAATCCACCGTCAAGGAGACTGTCGACAAGCAGATGGGCGATTCCGTCAACGCGAGCGTCGAGGAGACGGTCGGCGAGACGGTCGAGAAAACCGTCGAAGCGGCCGTCGACGAGCAAGTCGGTGAAACGGTCGAAAAGACGGTCGAAGAGACCGTCGACGAAACGGTCGGCGAAACGGTCGAAGAGACCGTCGGCGAAACAGTCGAGGAAACCGTCGAACAAACGGTCGAGGAGACGGTCGAAGAAACGGTCGGGAAGACGGTCGAGGAGACGGTCGAAGAGACCGTCGAGCAAACGGTCGAGGAGAAAGTCCAAGAGACTGTCGAGGAGAAGGTCGACGACTCCGTCGTCGACACGGACGACGACCCGGAGGCCGACTCCGACTGAGAGTCCGGTCACCAGTCAATTATTTAAAAGGGACAGAGACGGTGAGTGCTGTACTGTCGTCGCTCAGGACGGCGAGACGACGATCTGCTGGCCCCGGTCGATCGCGCGTTCGAGTTCTTCGGCGATCGCACTTCCCCGGGAGACCTGAATCTCGCCGCCGCGGCTTACCGTTGCCGTAAAGAGGTACTCGCCGTCGGCCTGCACTTCGACCGTGTCACCGGCGTGACCCTCTGCCGGGACGATGACGTGACGAGACGTGATTTCCGGGGTGACCGCCACGCCTGCCGAATTGCTGTTTGGCGCACTTCCGGAACTCCCGGCTGTCGACCCGCGACGCTTCCCGCCCGGTCGTTCGTCGAACGTCCGGACGTCGATGTCGATGCCGAGACGGTTCTCGACGTCGCTGATTCGGCCACCGCCTTTGCCGATCACCTGGGAGATGTCCCGGTCCTCGACCCAGACGACCGCCCGATCGCGACCGCGGACTTCGACCTCGACGTGGCCGTCGGCGATCGACCGGATCTCGCGTTCGACCTCCTGGCGGGCGATCCGATCGACGCCGCTCTCGCTGTCCTCTCTGTCGCCGATCGGGACTGTCACAACCTGGCGGTTGAAGGTGTAGATCTCGTACTCGGGCCGGCCGGTCTCGAAGTCCTCGATGACGATCACTGGCCGCGCGAGGTCTTCCTCCATCAACCCCTCGGGGACCTTCACTTCCGTGGTGACGTCGTAGACGGTGTCGATCTCGCCGGCCTCGATGTAGACGACGGTGTCGACGACCTGGGGGATCATGCCAAGTTCTACCCGGCCGACCAGTCGCTGGAGTGCGTCGATGGCCCGCGTCGCGTGGACGACGCCGATCATGCCCACGCCGGCCAGGCGCATGTCCGCGAACACCTCGAAGTCGTCGGTCTTGCGCACCTCGTCGTAGATGGTGTAATCGGGTCGCACCATCAGCAAGGAGTCGGCCGTCCGCTCCATCGAGCCTGCGAGTTCGGTGTACTGGGTGACCTGCGGACCGACCTGGAGGTCGCGGGGCTTCTCCATCGTCTTGACCGAGTAGTCGGCGTCGGTCAGGAACTCGGCGACCGCCTGGGCGAAGGTGGACTTGCCGGCCCCCGGCGCACCCGAGATGAGGACGCCGCGCTGGCGTTCGACCAGCCGATCCCGGAGTTCGTCGGCGTACTCGTAATCCTCGAGGTCCGTCTTGACGATCGGCCGGACGGCCGTGATCTCAAGGCCGTCCGAGAAGGGCGGGCGGGCGATCGCGATCCGGTATTCGCGGAACTGGACGATACGCATTCCGGGTTCGTCGATCTCGATGAATCCGTCCGGGCTGGCGCGAGCGCTCTCCTCGATGTCGTGGGCGAACTCCTTGAGTTGGGCCTCGGTCGAGACCTCCTCGCGAATGCGCTCGTAGTGCATGTCGCCGATCGCCCCGCGCTTGGCCATCGGCGCGACGCCGACCTTGAGGTGGACGCTCATCGTCGTCTCGTCGAAGAAATGTCCGATATCGAGCGATTCGACGTCTCTGCCGACCGGTTCGATGAAGACGACGTCGAGCCCTTTCGCGCGGGCGACTTCGCTCTGGACGACGTCGCTGGTGACCAACGTCGCGCCCCGATCGTCGGCCAGGTCGCGGATCAGCGCGTCGACGTCGCCTTCGTCGGCGGCCCGTCGCTCGCTCGATTCGGGTCGCCGGCCGACGTACTCGACGTCGATCTCGCCGTCGTCTGCCAGGTCGGCGAGCCGTTGGAGCTCCTCGAGGCCGTCCCAGCCGGTCTGTCGCCCCTCGTTGGCCTGGGCTTCGAGTTCGCCGACGACTGCCTCCGGGACCGCGACCGTCGCGCCGGCGAATTCGCCGTCCGCGATGCGATCGGACACACGCCCGTCGATGACGACGCTCGTGTCCGGTACGATGTTCATATCGGAAGCTGGGGACGCGCCGGTGATAAACACAAGCATCCTTCGCGAGCCAGACTGGCCTGACACACG
Coding sequences within:
- a CDS encoding thioredoxin domain-containing protein, with translation MTAPIERNRLAEEGSPYLQAHADNPVHWQPWDETALSAAEREDKPIFLSIGYAACHWCHVMAEESFEDDETAAVLNENFVPIKVDREERPDVDRIYQTLAQLLDQQGGWPLSVWLTPDGRPFYVGTYFPPDSRGGRPGFAELLEDLQATWENDREGIEQRADQWADAISGELEGTPDAARDTAGDELLRSGADAAVRTADREQGGFGSGGPKFPQPGRLQLLLRADARFGDARREEGENAEATEYRSILTETLDAMVDGGLYDHVGGGFHRYATDRSWTVPHFEKMLYDNAEIPRVLLEAYRATGDERYARVARETFDFLDRELGHPEGGFYSTLDARSEGEEGKFYVWTPAQVREVIDDETDVSLVCERYGITEEGNFEDGQTVLTIAASVDELAARSGLGAGEVRERLDRAREELFDARSERTRPPRDEKILAGWNGLAISALAEGSLTLGNDFLDRAVDALEFVRETLWDDDAGLLKRRYIDGDVRVDGYLEDYAFLARGALDCYGASGDLDHLAFALDLAREIETRFFDKDVGTLYFTEAPGESRETDLLARPQELTDRSTPSSAGVAVDVLVTLDEFVPHDRFGEIASAVLETHHSAIAAEPLQHASLVLAGDRDANGSTELTVASDEIPAAWRDRIGETYLPARVLARRPPTEAGLETWLEQFELGEAPPIFAGRLAEEDATIYACRDFTCSRPLHDVEEALSWFDTGR
- the purD gene encoding phosphoribosylamine--glycine ligase, coding for MTETVLLVGGGGREHAIARALADSVCSLYAAAGNRNPGIARLADGFETVETTDPSAVTSYAESVDATLAVVGPEAPLEAGVADALDDAGVYAFGPQAEEARIETDKGFQRRFMARNDIPGLPDFEEFTDTEAACAYIDEYDGDLVVKPAGLTGGKGVRVIGDQVTAEEAKAYIRESEHDRLVLEERLVGEEFTVQALVANGDVRVTPAVQDHKRAYEGDEGPNTGGMGSYSDATLELPFMDRADYLAAVEILEATVEALDGYKGVLYGQFMLTADGVNVVEFNARFGDPEAMNTLPVLETDPLDVLVSAREGESLPQLQFQSGATVCKYAVPDGYPTDPDAGAKVQIDPESAGDARLFYASVDERDDGIYTTTSRSFAVVGIADSITDAEAITTDALQRAGTEGLRVRWDIGTPDLVQSRIDHMAELRGE
- a CDS encoding PINc/VapC family ATPase, producing the protein MNIVPDTSVVIDGRVSDRIADGEFAGATVAVPEAVVGELEAQANEGRQTGWDGLEELQRLADLADDGEIDVEYVGRRPESSERRAADEGDVDALIRDLADDRGATLVTSDVVQSEVARAKGLDVVFIEPVGRDVESLDIGHFFDETTMSVHLKVGVAPMAKRGAIGDMHYERIREEVSTEAQLKEFAHDIEESARASPDGFIEIDEPGMRIVQFREYRIAIARPPFSDGLEITAVRPIVKTDLEDYEYADELRDRLVERQRGVLISGAPGAGKSTFAQAVAEFLTDADYSVKTMEKPRDLQVGPQVTQYTELAGSMERTADSLLMVRPDYTIYDEVRKTDDFEVFADMRLAGVGMIGVVHATRAIDALQRLVGRVELGMIPQVVDTVVYIEAGEIDTVYDVTTEVKVPEGLMEEDLARPVIVIEDFETGRPEYEIYTFNRQVVTVPIGDREDSESGVDRIARQEVEREIRSIADGHVEVEVRGRDRAVVWVEDRDISQVIGKGGGRISDVENRLGIDIDVRTFDERPGGKRRGSTAGSSGSAPNSNSAGVAVTPEITSRHVIVPAEGHAGDTVEVQADGEYLFTATVSRGGEIQVSRGSAIAEELERAIDRGQQIVVSPS
- a CDS encoding DUF302 domain-containing protein — translated: MATYTNRYRVDASFDETIEAVTDALGEEGFGVLADIDMQGAFQSKLDEEFDRYRILGACNPALAFDALDEEFELGALLPCNVVVYDDGDATGVSVVDPTEMLSVVDNDDLDPIVDEVAGRLERALEAVPDAEPVGE